The following are from one region of the Siniperca chuatsi isolate FFG_IHB_CAS linkage group LG21, ASM2008510v1, whole genome shotgun sequence genome:
- the gpatch8 gene encoding G patch domain-containing protein 8 isoform X3, with protein sequence MGMGRMEMELDYAEDATEKRRVLEVEKEDTEELRQKYKDQMEKEKAIAKALEDLRANFYCELCDKQYTKHQEFDNHINSYDHAHKQRLKELKQREFARNVSSRSRKHGKKQEKMLRRLHELAEQRKLQDLTPGSGPMFKTTTVAVDGENAEDGDNMTPENTALTECALEGSLADKTGQASPKPGPTISFSLGKNSSSSPTLSGASKVSVSFSFAKKAPVKLETAAAVFADHGEEAMEEEESQEGEKAGRQEEETSGCSTDSPKGGEGGGEGGEGGSVAGTEEVQQPDDGGSLASTLNKLKMMMKKEEGYAGQEPQYYHYIPPAHCRVKPHFQFLLFMKATDQHQSKEEEDEEDGQEEKKAEDSTEQTEPNVTECKTEKEQGNVTSPPDPEPTPPSPKLKTEDVSSCVADTASMVPTSPTQKAEGTQDTLDSNLGPKIPTGPFFPVLSKDESTTLQWPSELLEFTKAQPSLSYSCNPLYFDFKLSRNKGVRGGKPAKSPKPCEESDDKGQQMAASTAEVDTTTKPGTSTEKDKPTMKGAPGQSEGDEQKPATGSSSAKKKKKKKKHKKSAKHSKRKGKEKGAKEDAEGETEVTQDKPKKKKKHKRKKSKNKAPDQDEATGDEKAKPKSEDKAVASSVQLTTGGGAATGNIGAELGKRKRATKEVPCKSGAEEGGAGKGTDKANSEEHSGTKRQKTDSSAPQSASCSTSAQKSPGPGRPPSSESEEEGGSNIKRSRHHRSSPREQRRHHSEESRRSCSRSSRRGERRGSSRRHHRGQTSRSHSYSSSSERSSAGSSAYSHRSRSYSDSYSDYSTAGRRRRHSKRSSDSEYERRGSRGHRRSRRHQYSSSSSEDSRSRSRSYSRRKRHRRHHRSSSRSSSSWSRSTSARSWRRSYSRSHSSASRSSSSTKGSPRRRVPRGRGDSDAQRRDFNRSRIYRSQSPRSSSSRGLNRNTHSSSSQALRPGGSRDTGEPKNILTARQLLEKVQSKKSSDDSATGTKSGIKIKDPPQGYFGPKLPPTLGNKAMLPLFGKLQAGKKPVIPLTRPDEGEKSGAGKGSEAEREVILVEPIREFPPPPPPPAPPVQKVEEAPQSTVVQEETQHPIIEAQVQQEPRPLFEQEPSMMIPQYQGESGQDPSQNPMMESLVPEMQQQQPPMHAYPSYPPPNLEEDGMEAEEDGLAPLESQPITFTPEEMEKYSKLQQAAQQHIQQQLLAKQVKTFPSAAAAAAAAAAAAANMAPAPPPPALQQIHIQQPTVSVASGTSITTVQHAILQHHAATAAAMGIHPGHPHHQHHAHAQLAQVHHIPQHHLTPISLSHLGHSLGHSLGHSLGHAGLIPAHPTAFLSGQPIHIIPASALHHTPLAFHHVPHTALYPTLFTPRPSQAAAAAALQLHPLLHPIFSGQDLQHPPNHGS encoded by the exons CTGGACTATGCAGAGGACGccacagaaaagagaagagtGCTCGAAGTGGAGAAGGAGGATACAGAAGAACTGCGACAAAAATACAAG GACCAGATGGAAAAGGAGAAAGCTATTGCAAAGGCTCTGGAAGACCTGAGAGCCAATTTCTACTGTGAGCTATGTGACAAACAGTATACCAAACACCAGGAATTTGACAACCACATCAACTCTTATGACCATGCTCACAAGCAG AGGCTTAAAGAGCTGAAGCAGAGAGAGTTTGCTCGTAATGTGTCATCCCGTTCCCGGAAACATGGAAAGAAGCAAGAAAAGATGCTGCGCCGATTGCATGAGCTGGCTGAGCAGAGGAAACTTCAGGACCT TACTCCAGGAAGTGGGCCCATGTTCAAAACTACCACAGTGGCTGTGGACGGAGAGAATGCAGAAGATGGCGACAACATGACGCCTGAGAACACTGCTTTGACAGAGTGTGCCCTGGAAGGATCACTGGCAGATAAAACTGGGCAAGCCTCCCCAAAGCCTGGTCCAACCATCAGCTTTTCTTTGGGGAAGAACAGCTCCTCCTCCCCAACCCTTAGTGGCGCATCCAAAGTCAGTGTGTCCTTCTCTTTTGCCAAGAAAGCCCCAGTGAAGctggagacagcagcagcagtgtttgctGATCATGGAGAGGAGGCtatggaagaagaggagagccAGGAAGGAGAAAAGGCTGGAAGGCAAGAAGAGGAGACATCtggctgcagcacagacagccctaagggaggtgaaggaggaggtgaaggaggtgagGGCGGTAGTGTGGCAGGGACGGAAGAGGTGCAGCAGCCTGATGACGGAGGCTCTCTAGCCTCCACTCTCAACAAactgaagatgatgatgaaaaaagagGAAGGATATGCTGGACAGGAGCCTCAGTACTATCACTATATACCTCCAGCTCACTGCCGGGTAAAGCCTCACTTCCAGTTTTTGCTGTTTATGAAGGCCACTGATCAGCATCAGAGCAAAGAAGAGGAAGACGAGGAAGATGGGCAGGAGGAGAAAAAGGCTGAAGATAGTACTGAACAGACAGAGCCCAACGTTACAGAgtgcaaaactgaaaaagaacaaGGTAATGTCACTTCACCCCCTGATCCAGAGCCAACTCCTCCATCACCAAAATTGAAGACAGAGGATGTCTCTTCATGTGTAGCAGACACAGCTTCCATGGTACCCACTTCACCTACACAAAAAGCAGAGGGCACACAGGATACTCTGGATTCCAACTTGGGTCCCAAAATCCCTACAGGTCCCTTCTTCCCAGTTCTGAGCAAAGATGAGAGCACTACCCTGCAGTGGCCCTCTGAGCTCCTTGAATTTACAAAAGCTCAGCCTTCCCTGTCTTACAGCTGTAATCCCCTCTACTTTGACTTCAAGCTGTCCCGCAACAAAGGAGTGCGTGGTGGAAAACCAGCAAAGTCCCCTAAGCCTTGTGAAGAGTCTGATGACAAAGGACAACAGATGGCTGCCTCAACAGCTGAAGTAGATACAACTACTAAACCTGGGACCAGCACTGAGAAAGACAAGCCAACGATGAAAGGAGCGCCTGGCCAATCAGAAGGTGATGAGCAAAAGCCTGCGACTGGCAGCAGTAgtgccaagaaaaaaaagaaaaagaagaagcataAGAAATCTGCAAAGCACTCAAAAcgcaaaggaaaagaaaagggagCAAAAGAAGATGCAGAGGGAGAGACTGAGGTAACACAAGATAAgcccaaaaagaagaaaaaacacaaacggAAGAAGAGCAAAAACAAGGCTCCAGATCAAGATGAGGCAACAGGTGATGAAAAAGCAAAACCAAAGTCAGAAGATAAAGCTGTTGCCTCCTCTGTTCAGCTGACAACTGGAGGGGGAGCGGCTACAGGAAATATAGGAGCAGAACTGGGGAAGAGGAAACGTGCTACTAAGGAAGTGCCTTGTAAGTCTggagcagaggaaggaggagcCGGAAAAGGCACTGACAAGGCCAACTCGGAGGAGCACAGTGGCACCAAACGACAAAAGACTGACTCCAGTGCACCTCAAAGTGcctcctgctccacctcagcccaAAAGAGTCCTGGTCCTGGTAGACCTCCCAGCAGCGAGAGTGAAGAAGAAGGGGGCTCCAATATTAAGCGCTCACGTCATCATAGGTCAAGTCCTCGGGAACAACGGCGCCACCATAGTGAGGAGTCAAGGCGGTCCTGCAGCCGTTCTTCAAGGCGGGGGGAAAGACGGGGCAGCAGTCGTCGGCACCATCGTGGCCAAACCTCCCGAAGTCACTCTTACTCCAGCAGCTCTGAGCGCTCCTCAGCAGGCAGCAGTGCCTACAGCCACCGTAGCCGCAGCTACTCAGACAGCTACAGTGACTACAGCACAGCGGGTCGCAGACGGAGGCACTCCAAACGTTCATCAGACTCTGAGTATGAGCGGAGGGGAAGCAGAGGACATAGACGATCCAGGAGACATCAgtactcctcttcctcctcagaaGACTCCCGGTCACGTTCACGCAGCTACAGCCGCAGGAAGAGGCACCGGCGGCACCATCGGAGCAGCTCAAGAAGCTCTAGTAGCTGGAGCCGCAGCACCAGTGCAAGATCCTGGAGACGCAGCTACAGCCGTAGCCACAGCTCTGCCAGCCGCTCCTCCAGTTCCACCAAAGGCTCCCCTCGCCGACGAGTTCCCAGGGGTCGAGGGGACAGTGACGCACAACGCAGAGACTTCAACCGCTCTCGCATCTACCGCTCCCAGTCTCCACGTTCATCTTCATCACGAGGCCTTAACCGCAACACCCATTCATCTAGCTCGCAGGCTCTAAGGCCAGGGGGATCCCGAGACACAGGGGAACCGAAAAACATCCTTACTGCACGCCAGCTGCTGGAGAAGGTTCAGTctaaaaaaagctctgatgatTCTGCCACAGGAACAAAATCTGGGATTAAGATTAAGGACCCACCACAGGGCTACTTTGGTCCCAAACTACCCCCCACCCTGGGAAACAAAGCCATGCTTCCGCTTTTTGGTAAACTGCAGGCAGGGAAGAAACCAGTGATTCCCCTAACCAGACCTGATGAGGGGGAGAAATCAGGAGCAGGGAAAGGCTCTGAGGCTGAGAGAGAGGTTATCCTGGTAGAGCCTATAAGGGAGTtcccccctccaccaccacctccagctccaccagtcCAGAAGGTTGAGGAGGCCCCACAGAGCACAGTGGTGCAAGAGGAGACACAGCACCCCATTATAGAAGCCCAGGTGCAACAAGAACCCCGGCCGTTGTTTGAACAGGAGCCTTCCATGATGATTCCCCAGTACCAAGGAGAATCTGGGCAAGACCCCTCTCAGAACCCCATGATGGAGTCCCTCGTGCCagaaatgcagcagcagcagccaccaaTGCATGCCTACCCTTCTTACCCACCACCCAACCTGGAAGAGGATGGcatggaggcagaggaggatgGACTGGCCCCTTTGGAGAGTCAGCCCATTACGTTCACACCAGAGGAGATGGAGAAATACAGCAAGCTGCAACAGGCTGCACAGCAGCACATCCAGCAGCAGCTTTTGGCCAAGCAGGTCAAGACatttccctctgctgctgcggctgcagctgcggctgctgcagcagctgccaaCATGGCCCCCGCTCCCCCTCCCCCAGCCCTGCAGCAGATACACATTCAGCAGCCCACTGTGTCTGTAGCCTCCGGCACTTCAATCACCACAGTGCAACACGCCATCCTGCAGCACCatgctgccactgctgcagccATGGGCATCCACCCAGGCCATCCCCACCACCAACACCATGCACATGCCCAGTTGGCCCAGGTACACCACATTCCCCAGCACCACCTTACCCCCATCTCCTTGTCTCATTTGGGCCACTCCCTTGGTCATTCTCTGGGACACTCACTAGGACATGCTGGGCTGATTCCTGCTCACCCGACAGCTTTCCTCTCTGGTCAGCCTATACATATTATCCCAGCTTCGGCTCTTCACCACACCCCCTTAGCTTTCCACCATGTACCACATACAGCCCTCTACCCCACACTTTTCACACCCCGGCCCTCacaggctgctgcagcagcagctctccaACTCCACCCACTGCTACACCCAATCTTCTCAGGGCAGGACCTCCAGCACCCACCTAACCATGGCTCTTGA
- the gpatch8 gene encoding G patch domain-containing protein 8 isoform X1, with amino-acid sequence MADRFSRFNEDRDFQGGNHFDQYEEGQLELEQASLDKPIEPDNIGHRLLQKHGWKLGQGLGKTMQGRTDPVPITLKYDVMGMGRMEMELDYAEDATEKRRVLEVEKEDTEELRQKYKDQMEKEKAIAKALEDLRANFYCELCDKQYTKHQEFDNHINSYDHAHKQRLKELKQREFARNVSSRSRKHGKKQEKMLRRLHELAEQRKLQDLTPGSGPMFKTTTVAVDGENAEDGDNMTPENTALTECALEGSLADKTGQASPKPGPTISFSLGKNSSSSPTLSGASKVSVSFSFAKKAPVKLETAAAVFADHGEEAMEEEESQEGEKAGRQEEETSGCSTDSPKGGEGGGEGGEGGSVAGTEEVQQPDDGGSLASTLNKLKMMMKKEEGYAGQEPQYYHYIPPAHCRVKPHFQFLLFMKATDQHQSKEEEDEEDGQEEKKAEDSTEQTEPNVTECKTEKEQGNVTSPPDPEPTPPSPKLKTEDVSSCVADTASMVPTSPTQKAEGTQDTLDSNLGPKIPTGPFFPVLSKDESTTLQWPSELLEFTKAQPSLSYSCNPLYFDFKLSRNKGVRGGKPAKSPKPCEESDDKGQQMAASTAEVDTTTKPGTSTEKDKPTMKGAPGQSEGDEQKPATGSSSAKKKKKKKKHKKSAKHSKRKGKEKGAKEDAEGETEVTQDKPKKKKKHKRKKSKNKAPDQDEATGDEKAKPKSEDKAVASSVQLTTGGGAATGNIGAELGKRKRATKEVPCKSGAEEGGAGKGTDKANSEEHSGTKRQKTDSSAPQSASCSTSAQKSPGPGRPPSSESEEEGGSNIKRSRHHRSSPREQRRHHSEESRRSCSRSSRRGERRGSSRRHHRGQTSRSHSYSSSSERSSAGSSAYSHRSRSYSDSYSDYSTAGRRRRHSKRSSDSEYERRGSRGHRRSRRHQYSSSSSEDSRSRSRSYSRRKRHRRHHRSSSRSSSSWSRSTSARSWRRSYSRSHSSASRSSSSTKGSPRRRVPRGRGDSDAQRRDFNRSRIYRSQSPRSSSSRGLNRNTHSSSSQALRPGGSRDTGEPKNILTARQLLEKVQSKKSSDDSATGTKSGIKIKDPPQGYFGPKLPPTLGNKAMLPLFGKLQAGKKPVIPLTRPDEGEKSGAGKGSEAEREVILVEPIREFPPPPPPPAPPVQKVEEAPQSTVVQEETQHPIIEAQVQQEPRPLFEQEPSMMIPQYQGESGQDPSQNPMMESLVPEMQQQQPPMHAYPSYPPPNLEEDGMEAEEDGLAPLESQPITFTPEEMEKYSKLQQAAQQHIQQQLLAKQVKTFPSAAAAAAAAAAAAANMAPAPPPPALQQIHIQQPTVSVASGTSITTVQHAILQHHAATAAAMGIHPGHPHHQHHAHAQLAQVHHIPQHHLTPISLSHLGHSLGHSLGHSLGHAGLIPAHPTAFLSGQPIHIIPASALHHTPLAFHHVPHTALYPTLFTPRPSQAAAAAALQLHPLLHPIFSGQDLQHPPNHGS; translated from the exons CTGGACTATGCAGAGGACGccacagaaaagagaagagtGCTCGAAGTGGAGAAGGAGGATACAGAAGAACTGCGACAAAAATACAAG GACCAGATGGAAAAGGAGAAAGCTATTGCAAAGGCTCTGGAAGACCTGAGAGCCAATTTCTACTGTGAGCTATGTGACAAACAGTATACCAAACACCAGGAATTTGACAACCACATCAACTCTTATGACCATGCTCACAAGCAG AGGCTTAAAGAGCTGAAGCAGAGAGAGTTTGCTCGTAATGTGTCATCCCGTTCCCGGAAACATGGAAAGAAGCAAGAAAAGATGCTGCGCCGATTGCATGAGCTGGCTGAGCAGAGGAAACTTCAGGACCT TACTCCAGGAAGTGGGCCCATGTTCAAAACTACCACAGTGGCTGTGGACGGAGAGAATGCAGAAGATGGCGACAACATGACGCCTGAGAACACTGCTTTGACAGAGTGTGCCCTGGAAGGATCACTGGCAGATAAAACTGGGCAAGCCTCCCCAAAGCCTGGTCCAACCATCAGCTTTTCTTTGGGGAAGAACAGCTCCTCCTCCCCAACCCTTAGTGGCGCATCCAAAGTCAGTGTGTCCTTCTCTTTTGCCAAGAAAGCCCCAGTGAAGctggagacagcagcagcagtgtttgctGATCATGGAGAGGAGGCtatggaagaagaggagagccAGGAAGGAGAAAAGGCTGGAAGGCAAGAAGAGGAGACATCtggctgcagcacagacagccctaagggaggtgaaggaggaggtgaaggaggtgagGGCGGTAGTGTGGCAGGGACGGAAGAGGTGCAGCAGCCTGATGACGGAGGCTCTCTAGCCTCCACTCTCAACAAactgaagatgatgatgaaaaaagagGAAGGATATGCTGGACAGGAGCCTCAGTACTATCACTATATACCTCCAGCTCACTGCCGGGTAAAGCCTCACTTCCAGTTTTTGCTGTTTATGAAGGCCACTGATCAGCATCAGAGCAAAGAAGAGGAAGACGAGGAAGATGGGCAGGAGGAGAAAAAGGCTGAAGATAGTACTGAACAGACAGAGCCCAACGTTACAGAgtgcaaaactgaaaaagaacaaGGTAATGTCACTTCACCCCCTGATCCAGAGCCAACTCCTCCATCACCAAAATTGAAGACAGAGGATGTCTCTTCATGTGTAGCAGACACAGCTTCCATGGTACCCACTTCACCTACACAAAAAGCAGAGGGCACACAGGATACTCTGGATTCCAACTTGGGTCCCAAAATCCCTACAGGTCCCTTCTTCCCAGTTCTGAGCAAAGATGAGAGCACTACCCTGCAGTGGCCCTCTGAGCTCCTTGAATTTACAAAAGCTCAGCCTTCCCTGTCTTACAGCTGTAATCCCCTCTACTTTGACTTCAAGCTGTCCCGCAACAAAGGAGTGCGTGGTGGAAAACCAGCAAAGTCCCCTAAGCCTTGTGAAGAGTCTGATGACAAAGGACAACAGATGGCTGCCTCAACAGCTGAAGTAGATACAACTACTAAACCTGGGACCAGCACTGAGAAAGACAAGCCAACGATGAAAGGAGCGCCTGGCCAATCAGAAGGTGATGAGCAAAAGCCTGCGACTGGCAGCAGTAgtgccaagaaaaaaaagaaaaagaagaagcataAGAAATCTGCAAAGCACTCAAAAcgcaaaggaaaagaaaagggagCAAAAGAAGATGCAGAGGGAGAGACTGAGGTAACACAAGATAAgcccaaaaagaagaaaaaacacaaacggAAGAAGAGCAAAAACAAGGCTCCAGATCAAGATGAGGCAACAGGTGATGAAAAAGCAAAACCAAAGTCAGAAGATAAAGCTGTTGCCTCCTCTGTTCAGCTGACAACTGGAGGGGGAGCGGCTACAGGAAATATAGGAGCAGAACTGGGGAAGAGGAAACGTGCTACTAAGGAAGTGCCTTGTAAGTCTggagcagaggaaggaggagcCGGAAAAGGCACTGACAAGGCCAACTCGGAGGAGCACAGTGGCACCAAACGACAAAAGACTGACTCCAGTGCACCTCAAAGTGcctcctgctccacctcagcccaAAAGAGTCCTGGTCCTGGTAGACCTCCCAGCAGCGAGAGTGAAGAAGAAGGGGGCTCCAATATTAAGCGCTCACGTCATCATAGGTCAAGTCCTCGGGAACAACGGCGCCACCATAGTGAGGAGTCAAGGCGGTCCTGCAGCCGTTCTTCAAGGCGGGGGGAAAGACGGGGCAGCAGTCGTCGGCACCATCGTGGCCAAACCTCCCGAAGTCACTCTTACTCCAGCAGCTCTGAGCGCTCCTCAGCAGGCAGCAGTGCCTACAGCCACCGTAGCCGCAGCTACTCAGACAGCTACAGTGACTACAGCACAGCGGGTCGCAGACGGAGGCACTCCAAACGTTCATCAGACTCTGAGTATGAGCGGAGGGGAAGCAGAGGACATAGACGATCCAGGAGACATCAgtactcctcttcctcctcagaaGACTCCCGGTCACGTTCACGCAGCTACAGCCGCAGGAAGAGGCACCGGCGGCACCATCGGAGCAGCTCAAGAAGCTCTAGTAGCTGGAGCCGCAGCACCAGTGCAAGATCCTGGAGACGCAGCTACAGCCGTAGCCACAGCTCTGCCAGCCGCTCCTCCAGTTCCACCAAAGGCTCCCCTCGCCGACGAGTTCCCAGGGGTCGAGGGGACAGTGACGCACAACGCAGAGACTTCAACCGCTCTCGCATCTACCGCTCCCAGTCTCCACGTTCATCTTCATCACGAGGCCTTAACCGCAACACCCATTCATCTAGCTCGCAGGCTCTAAGGCCAGGGGGATCCCGAGACACAGGGGAACCGAAAAACATCCTTACTGCACGCCAGCTGCTGGAGAAGGTTCAGTctaaaaaaagctctgatgatTCTGCCACAGGAACAAAATCTGGGATTAAGATTAAGGACCCACCACAGGGCTACTTTGGTCCCAAACTACCCCCCACCCTGGGAAACAAAGCCATGCTTCCGCTTTTTGGTAAACTGCAGGCAGGGAAGAAACCAGTGATTCCCCTAACCAGACCTGATGAGGGGGAGAAATCAGGAGCAGGGAAAGGCTCTGAGGCTGAGAGAGAGGTTATCCTGGTAGAGCCTATAAGGGAGTtcccccctccaccaccacctccagctccaccagtcCAGAAGGTTGAGGAGGCCCCACAGAGCACAGTGGTGCAAGAGGAGACACAGCACCCCATTATAGAAGCCCAGGTGCAACAAGAACCCCGGCCGTTGTTTGAACAGGAGCCTTCCATGATGATTCCCCAGTACCAAGGAGAATCTGGGCAAGACCCCTCTCAGAACCCCATGATGGAGTCCCTCGTGCCagaaatgcagcagcagcagccaccaaTGCATGCCTACCCTTCTTACCCACCACCCAACCTGGAAGAGGATGGcatggaggcagaggaggatgGACTGGCCCCTTTGGAGAGTCAGCCCATTACGTTCACACCAGAGGAGATGGAGAAATACAGCAAGCTGCAACAGGCTGCACAGCAGCACATCCAGCAGCAGCTTTTGGCCAAGCAGGTCAAGACatttccctctgctgctgcggctgcagctgcggctgctgcagcagctgccaaCATGGCCCCCGCTCCCCCTCCCCCAGCCCTGCAGCAGATACACATTCAGCAGCCCACTGTGTCTGTAGCCTCCGGCACTTCAATCACCACAGTGCAACACGCCATCCTGCAGCACCatgctgccactgctgcagccATGGGCATCCACCCAGGCCATCCCCACCACCAACACCATGCACATGCCCAGTTGGCCCAGGTACACCACATTCCCCAGCACCACCTTACCCCCATCTCCTTGTCTCATTTGGGCCACTCCCTTGGTCATTCTCTGGGACACTCACTAGGACATGCTGGGCTGATTCCTGCTCACCCGACAGCTTTCCTCTCTGGTCAGCCTATACATATTATCCCAGCTTCGGCTCTTCACCACACCCCCTTAGCTTTCCACCATGTACCACATACAGCCCTCTACCCCACACTTTTCACACCCCGGCCCTCacaggctgctgcagcagcagctctccaACTCCACCCACTGCTACACCCAATCTTCTCAGGGCAGGACCTCCAGCACCCACCTAACCATGGCTCTTGA